In Candidatus Bathyarchaeota archaeon, the genomic window GTCAATATCTTTTTGAGTGGGTTCCATACTCGATTCAACTTCATCAGGAATTATTAGATCAAATTCACAATTTTCCTTAATCTCTTCAATTGTAATACCTGGATGCATTGACAATAGTCTCATTCTCTTACTTGTATTATCAAATCCATAAACCCCAAGTTGGGTGATGACTCTATACGGACCGGTATCTTCAGGTAAACCAACTTTTTCTCGTGAACCCGGTCCAGTTAGGTATCCTGGCGTTGTTAAAAAGTCAAGTTTTTTAACGAAACGCTTTTTGTCTTGCCTCATAATTGTAATTGTTCTATGACATAAGGAACCGACATCGTTTCCACCTCCGCTACCTGGTAAGCGTACCTTAGGTTTATCGTGATTACCAATAACTGTTGTATTTATATTGCCATACATGTCTATTTGCGCAGCCCCTAAGAATCCATAATCTATATATCCTGATTGAGCGGCCGACATAGCTTCATGCATACTTGAAGCAGCCAATCCTTTATAGAAGGTTCTTGAATCACCTACTGAAATCGGTAAAACAGGAATTTGTGGTCCAATTCCACCTGCTTCGAAAACTATGAGGATATTTGGAGCATGCGTCCTTTGAGCCAATATCGTTGCTATCATAGGTAGTCCTGTTCCCACAAAAACTGATTTACAATCTTCGATTTGTTTTGCTGCTATATACGCCATTATTTCGATATCAGAATATTTTCTTCCTTTCTTTTTCATGGAAGACACATCGCTTAGTTACGAAGCCTTCATTGGAATCCTAAGTTGCTCAACTTTTTGTAGACATTCAAGAGTCCCTTTTCCACCAATGAGCATAAGATACTCATCAAAGGTATCGACTCCATAAACATATTTATCAAAATATTCCTCTACCCCTTCTTGAGTCTTGGAAAGATTAAGCCAATTGGCAATATGATGCTCATCAAAGTAATAAAGTAGGGGCATCTGACATGGATGTGATCCATAAGGAACATGTATGACAGCATCAACAACATAGAAAGGGATAGAAGTCAACCATGGTTTTTTTCTGATTTCTTTATTATCGATTATTTCCTCAGTAGTAATTATAACTCTTTTAGCAGCTCTCGATAACTCAAAATCTTCAATAATAATACCATCTATCTGCGCGTTTCCATAAATGTCACAGCGATGAGTATGGATAATGGCGACGTCTGGGTGGCAAGCGGGGAATAATGTTAAAGGTTTGCCAGTGAAAGGATCCTTAATTACCTTTGCTGAGCTGTACTTTAATGTATCACTCCCCATCAGAGTTCTTGAAGGAATAAATGGAATACCCATCATAGCTGCTAAAAAACGCCATTGATAACCTGCATTAGAAATCTCCGCGACAACTTTACATTTTCCAGATTCTACAGCCCTTCTTGATGCTGGTGATAAACCTCTCAGTTCATGACCAAAGCTATAGGCTGCCTCAACTCTATTTACGCAACCAGCAGCGACTAATAGATCTATATCGTGGACTGCTGTTTTACCGGCCATAGCTAAATTACGACGTTTCTCTCTTATTATCTGGTAAACCAAAGACATAGGAACTCTAACATGACCGAATCCTCCTAAAGCCATCAAGTCACCGTCCTTTACAAATTTCTTGGTTACCTCTTTTACAGTCATTCGCTTATCTTTGAGTTCTCTCGATTTATTTTCCATATTCCATTTTCGGAAAACATCTGGGTCAAGCCAACCTAAGAGCTCGCCTTTACCTTCTTGAATAATTTCCATCATTAGCACCATCAAAGAAGAATAGGACTAGAGCAATTATCAGACGTACAGTCTAGTTAAGTTTTAGTTAAATTTTGAGATGATGACAATAGAAATTCTTTTTGTATAGCATACGCTGTAAAGTTTAATTCATACGCGCACGCGCGTGATAATAATTATTAAATTTCCTTGAATAAACATTAGCGCGCGCGTAGTATGTTGTAATTAAGAATTAATATTGAAAGCTTCCAGGATGAGGAGTGGAATCTCCGCACATGGAGCATTATATACTTGATTTCAATTAACCCATCTTAACACTCTTAACGCATTTTAACAATTTTAACAGGTTTTAACACTCTAAGCGCTAAGGTGTTAAATTTGAGCCACTTTGCTATTTACTGCTACACGAAAGTTTGAAATAATACTAGGCGAAACAACATATTGGTTAAATCTTTGCGTCTTTTTCTAAGGACTAGGAGTTTAGTTCTGCTAGTTTTAATATCCGTTAATGCACTGGTAATTTTGAATTCTCAGCCGAGAGTTTTTGCTAATGGTGCAGTAGATCAGTCTTGGGCACCAGCAGGGCCTCCGTCGGGTGGGAATGCCATAAAGTCTCATGCACCAATCGGTCAGTCATTCAAACCTACCTTGGACAATCTCGTCGGGGTGGATGTCTGTATATTGAACAAACCGAGATTGGATGAAAGTGAGACTACTTACTCAGGTGGAAACGGAATCGACTATCACTCACCTATAGGCCAATCCTTCACTCCAACTTACGCGATATTCACCGGGTTCGAGGTATATCTGATGAGCAATGCTGGCGCCTCCAGAACCGTAACGATGAACCTCCGTAGTGGGACAATTGGAGGGCCAATAATTGGGTCCGAGAGTTTCTCTGTTCCGGGATCGTCAGCGTGGGAGTGGTATCATATTGACATGCCCTCACCTATCTCGGTGAACCCAGGTTCACTATATGTTATCGAGTTGGTGGAACCTGTTGGAGGAGTGGCTTGGGGCGGGCATACCCCTGGCACTTACGCAACAGGTAATGCCATTTACAATGCCGCGAATAACCTCGACTTTGATAATCTATTCAAAACCTTTGGTGCGACGGATAAGATTAAAGCAAACATCCGGTCAGGTTCGATCGGAGGCGCCATCGTTGGCGCAAGCACCACAACTATTTCGATATTGCCCTCGTTTACTTGGACTAACATCGCCTTCACGCAGCTTAGTCTTACACCAGGCGCGATGTATGTACTGGAATTAGTTGATCCTCAGGGAAGCACCTCTTGGGCGGTTTCGAGTTCTGGCGGTTATCCTGATGGGACAGCAATAATATCAGGATCCGCTAAGACAAGCGATAACTGGTTCAGGACCTACGGAACACCGCCTGCTGCTTTTTCTTTCAGCGCATCCCTGACTACATCCTCCTCCGTAAACGTAACCCAAGGTAATACGGCAAATTGGGGAGCCCAAGTGAATTTATTAAGTGGAAGCACACAACCTGTTACGTTGACAGTAACTGGGTCTCTCCCTGCGGGCGCTACATCCAACACACCTATAACGGATTCACCTAGTTTCACAGCAACCATATCCATCACAACAACAACGAGTACACCGCCTGGAACATACCCGCTAGCGATTAGCGCCTCCGGGGGGTCCCTAACTGATTCTATTCCAATCGCATTGATAGTTAACCCGTTGCCCCCATCCCCAGATTTCTCGATCAGTTCATCGGCGATAACTATCGCCATATTGCAAGGATCGAGTGAGGACTCCACTATCTCTGTGACATCACTCAATGGGTTCAATGCGCCAGTGATGATGTCTGTATCATGGATTGGGCCAACTCCTTCAGACGTGACCTTCAATCTCCCAAGCCCCATAACACCCCCTTCCGACAGCATGACAACGTCCCCACTAACTGTGACAGCCAGCAGTATCGCCTCGACTGGGAGCTACACGTTACGGGTCACTGGTACTAGCGGGGTACTGACTCACCAGGTGGACATAACTGTGCAAATAACAGCTGCGGCTACTACAAACGGAACCACGATCGTAACGCCTACAGTCACTGTTACCACTGAGCAACCACCGTCTTATCCACCATCCTTCTGGGAACAGATACCAGGAGGAGCAACCACACTACTTATTGCCGTGATAGCTATGATTACAATCATCGCTGTAGCTGCTTCCAGACGTGGCCACAAGACCGAAAACATCAGTCGCTAACCCCCAGATATGACTACTAGGAGATGTCAAGTGCACGCGTTGAGTTCTCAAAATAATTTTCTTATGATTCAGGTGCTAGAAAAAGATTGACTCCTTGATTAATAAAAATCAAACCAATAATGAGTAATGCAATTCCATTAATCCTTCTGATCCTTTCAATGCTGATTTGCTCTTTTAGGACATTGGAAAACAAGCCAACGAGCATGCCTAAAAGTGGAATGTAAATGGAGGAAGCTGCCCAAAAGAAAAATATGAAGATAATACTTCCGATCACACTTGAAACCGTTGAAACGTATGCAAGAGCCAAAATGAAAGGTACGCAAAGTCGAAAACTTGCTAATATGCCTAGTAATAGACTTGATTTAATTGAACTAAAATAATTTCCTAATTTTGGCCCCATTCCTAAATGAATTCCAAAAGATATTGCAAAGCCATAGATTATCAAGACAATGCCAAGAATTAGTATTACTACAGCAGATGTTCCCGAAGTTAATAGAATATTTCCGAAATAAGATACTGTAATCCCCAAGATAAGATATGTGATAAGTCTACCCAGGCTGAAGTAAAAGGCAGCTAAGAATCCCTTTCTCATAGAGTGATGCTCTGCGGTTATGTGTGGAACTAAAATTGGGAAGCATGAAGAAAGACACAGAACACCATTCCCTAGACCAAGTGAAATTCCAGCAATGATGTTCAATAACATAGATAACACGAGGATTTTTTTCTCAGCTGTACAAACCTACGAGCACTAACAAGTCAATTTTGACTTTTCCAATGCATCGCATAACAAATTGAAACTTACTTAATTCAAAGAGAGGTTTAATAAAAATATTGATTACAACATATTTACCAATTATGGCTATATGCGTTGTAAGCGCACTTTTCTAATTTATTTTCAAAATAAACCGGAAAAAGTTTTTATTAAAGATACATAAATATGCCCCTCTATATTTGGCTGGGAATTTGAAGTGGGAAAGACAAAGAGGAAAAAAAACATAGTAAGCAGAAGAGACATCATTCATACTGTTACCTCAGCTTCAGTTATTATAGCAGTGATAGCAATTGCGTTATACCAGACTATGCCAGATTTAAACAATCCTAATTCTTTAAACGGAGCGGATAGATTGGAAATAGTTGCCCCCACTCAATCAGCATTTAATAAGGAACAAATATTACGAATTCATGCTGTTAATGCTACAGGGTATACAGATACAAGTAGAAGTGACGTAGTTGAGCTTTCGCTTTCAGGCCCTGGTATAGCTGAATTAAATGCCACACAGGTTACATTGAAAGATGGAAAAGCTACAGTTAAGATCTTTGGTGAGCAAGGCAGAGTAATTGTTACAGCTACATGGATTAGCGGTGAATCCTATTTGAAGTCTACTGAAGCAACAATAACATTTAGTTCATTTGTATAACTTGGAAAGGTATAATTCACTGCATTAATTTTTTATATACTTTGCATTGATTATGGCGATTTTACAAAATGTTAAATATAATTTTAATTTAATTTTTTACCTATTAGAGTAAAATCTATTTTGGGGAGATAGATTAATTGAAACCAATAACTAATATGAAAAACTCTATTATTGCTAGTTTTATTGTTGGTTTGTTTTGCTTCTACTTATACTTCAGATTAAACATAATTTTAGGACTTTTATTTGGAGTTGGAACAGGCGCAATTATTTTCGCATATCTTCGTTCTGGTAAAGAACAGGAAGTAAGGCTTTTAGTATTATATATCTTCACCCTAATTTTTTGGATAGGTTTGTTTTCCTTCTTGGCATGGCTTGGGTGGGAATCGATCATAATATGGGTTAGGTACCATCTGAGAGTTTATTACTTTGAGGGACTTCCCTATGTTGGCACTACAATTGCGCCTTGTATTAGGAATTATCCAGAGATAATTTTGGGGGCTTTATTGTATGGATTTCGAGATGGACTTGACTTGTCTGCTGCTGGAATAATGATAGTTCAGCCAGCCACCCTTTCTTTATTTATTTTTGTAGTAGTACCCTACATAGTTGCGGCCATTGTTCTTGGGAGAGGATGGTGTGGACGATTGTGCTTTTTTGGAGGTGTTGTTGAATTTTTTTCAAGAGTTAAAAAAGAGAGATGGCCTTTGTCAAGTTTGAGAAAGAAATCTAAGAATCCTGGTTTGGGTGGACTTAGAGACGAAATTAAGGATTTAAGATATGGTCTAGCTTTAGGACTAATATTAATCTCGATCGGTTTGGGAATTCCATTTATGTGCGTTACTTGTTGGACATTTCTACTCAGTCCACTTTGGATTGGGGCTCTTCTCATCATCGCTTTTCTAATCTTTGGAGTAATTCTTCCATTAATGACTAAGAGAAGATGGTTCTGCATTTTTTGCCCTGTGGGAGCTTTGCTTTCAGTCGTTGAAGGCGTATCGTTATTTAGGGTAAGAACAAGTAGAAAATCATGCGAAAAATGTAATGATTGTATAGAATCCTGTAAAACATATGCTATGACACCAACTGCTATAGAAAAAACTGGAAGACCAACTCTAGAATGTATTAAATGTGGTGAGTGTATAAGTGCATGTCCTAAAGATCGTATAGACCTCTATATACGCGGTACCAATATTAAGGCAAGGTCGTGGTTCATGCCTATAACGGTGGTTGCTGGTTTCGCTTTATATATGTGGTTCGTCATAATCATAATCCAAATCTTACCATCATTGATTAGCTAGTAAATGTATACGCTATAACTTTAGTTATCTTTTTTTTATTTGCATTAGTGAGGACATTACCGATTTCTTTGGCTATCTTAAAAACTTCTTTCAAATACTCTTCAGGCTCTTTAAATTGTTCATCGACACGCGCATTTAATAATTGGATCTTATCCGGATCCACAACAATATATTTGGAAATAGTTTTGATATTTTTTAAAGTTCCACTTCGAAATCAATACCGATAATCATGCCTATTTTTATGTCGTCCAGATTTTGAAGAGCCTCACTGGTTTCAGCATTTTCGAATTTAATATTAAGAATTTTAGCACCGCGCGCGCGAAAAAAGTTTTTATTACTGAAACATGAATATGGCCTTTTATAATCCATTGGGGGATTGAAGTGGCAAAGACAAATAAGAAAAGAAGTATAAGGAGCAGAAGGGACATTTTTCATGCCATCATTTCAGCCTTAGTTGTAATCGCAGTGATAGTAATTGCGTTATATCAGGGTATGTCAGAGTTTGTTCCCTCATCACCTGGAGCGGATAGATTAGAAATAGTTGCCCCAAATCAATCAGCATTTAATAAGGAACAAATATTACGAATTCATGCTGTTAATGCTACAGGGTATACAGATACAAGTAGAAGTGACGTAGTTGAGCTTACGCTTTTGGGTCCTGGCATAGCTAAATTAAATACTACACAGGTTACATTGAAAGAAGGAATGGCCACAGCTATGATTTATGGTGAGAGAGGTAGGGTAACTATAATAGCTACTTGGATTAGCGGCGAATCCCCTTTGAAAAATGCTGAAGCAGAAATAACATTCAGTTCATTTGTATGACCTAGGCGTATGCAACGCAGTCTTAGATTTCTTTTTGCGTTCATAAATGATGAGCACTTAACCATTAAATAATATAACACATTGTTAATTCTAAGATTCTCTATTCAAATAATAGTGGGTAAAATATTCAATTGAAGGCAATTACAAGCTTTAGCAACTCCATAATTGCTGGAATCATTGTTGGTTTATTCTGTTTCTACTTGTACTTTAGACTAAACCTTATTTTAGGATTTATATTTGGAATCGGAGCAGGTGCAATTGTTTTTGCATATCTTCGTACTGGTAAAGAACAGGAAACAAGGCGCTTAGTATTATTTATTTTTACTTTTATTTTTTGGATAAGCATGTTCTCCTTTTTGGGATGGATGGGTTCAGAATCGATAATAATGTGGACTGAGCGACATCTAAGGGTTTATTACTATGAGGGGCTTCCTTACTGTGGTACTACTTTAGCACCTTGTATTAGGAATTATCCTGAGATAATTTTAGGATCTTTATTTTATGAGTTTCGAGATGGACTTGAGTTATCTGCAGCTGGAATAAAAATAACTTCACCAGCCACGTTGTCTTTATTCGTTCTTGCAATAGTACCTTACATTGCCACGGCTATTATTTTTGGAAGGGGATGGTGTGGAAGGCTTTGCTTTTTAGGGGGTATTGTTGAATTCTTCGGGAGTGGAAAAAAAAGCAGATGGACTTTGTCAAAACTGAGACAGAAATCTAAGAACCCTCATTTGGGTGGATTAAGAGCAGAAGTAAAAGATATACGATATGGCCTAGCTCTAGGATTGGTGTTACTCTCAATTGGTTTGGCCATTCCGTTCATGTGCATCACTTGTTGGTCATTTATATTCAATCTATTGTGGATCGGTCTTCTTTTTATTGTAGCATTTCTTGTGTTAGGAGTAATACTGCCTTTTATGACCAAGAAAAGATGGTTCTGCATTTTATGCCCAATAGGGGCTTTGCTTTCAATTGTTGAGGGTATCTCATTCTTTAGGATAAAAATAGACAAAAAATCATGTGAGAAATGTAATGACTGTATAAAAGCCTGTCAGACATATGCTATGACACCAAAAGCGGTGGAAAAAACTAGAAAACCAACTCTAGAATGTATTAAATGTGGCGAATGTATTAGTGCTTGTCCTAGCGATTCTGTAGACCTCTATATACACGGCACCAATATAAAAGCAAGGTCATGGTTCATGCCGCTTACGGTGGCTGCTGGCTTCACTTTGTATATGTGGTTTGTGCTGATGATAATTCAAGTCGTACCAAGATTACTTAACCTATAATACAACAATTGAAAAAATAGCACACATATTGATAATTTATAATAAAACTAATTTTTCGATACTTCAAGAAATTCGATTATATTTTTTGATATGTCTTTGTAAGGACATCACCGATTTCTTTGGCTATCTTAAAAGCCTCTTTCAAATACTCTTCAGGTTCTTTAAATTGTTCATCGGCACGCGCACTGAATAATTGAATTTTATCCGCTGCCACAACAATATATTTGGAAATAATTTTAATATTTTTCTCAAGTTCCACTTCGAAATCAATACTGATAATCATGCCTATTTTTAGGTCGTCCAGATTTTGAAGAGCTTCTCCCGTTTCAACGTTTTCGAATTTAATATTAAGAATTTTCTTCTTAATACCCTTCTTGACAATCTTCGCCAGTGATTTCTCTTTTGATGTAGGTGTCATTTCTTGGCAACCTTAAATTGGATAGCAAATAGGCTATTATTAGCTATTAGAGATTGATAAGAAGAACTGTAAATTTTTCTAAACTAAAAAAAAAGAAAAAAAGGGGTTAGGATATTTATGCGGTTGCTTTTGCAACCATGCTTTTTGCGACGCCAACTTTGTATTTATTCTCGCTTAACGGAGATGCTCCGTCGATCGCTGCATTGACTTCACTTGGGGTTCCGACAACTAGTACAGGCGCTACTCCACCAAGTGCAACGGTGGTTCCTTTGCTAGTCGTTGCTGCTGCGCAGCTCACCATAGCGAAGTCGATGGCTGATCTAACTCTGCTCTTTTGGAATGTTCCCTTTGATGGTGCCTCAGGAATCATTATGGAGGTGATAATCTCGTCTGGTTTTAGGACGTTGCCTAGAACCACATAGAAATCTTTCATCTCCACTTCTCTGGAACCGCCCATACCTTCGATCTGGAGCTTAGCATTCAGTGCAGCTAGTGCTGGTCCAAGGTCTCCTGCTACGACGGCATTGCATACTTTCTGCTCCATTATAGCATGGAAGATGTTACGTCCAGCTGGAGCAAAGCATACAGGGCCACCTTTTCTGTAGCAGTAAAAGTCCTCCATTCGATAGTACCAACATCTAACTTCCTGGCAGACATCACCAGCAACTGTTGCTAAGTTCTGTATGGAGGGGGCTGGTCCCAACCTTACGGCATCAGCGAGCATCTTATATTTGCTCTGAACAGTACCATTAGCCCTTAAATCAGCTAATGTGACACATGCGCCTATCTTTAGGCCTCCGCCTTCCTCAGATATATCCTTCATTCCTGGAATGTTTTTGACGTTTACTACAACTTCAGGAGTTGGCATGTACCTTCTCTTAAGCCAGTCGAGTACGTCTGTTCCACCGGCATAGACTTTTGCCTTTCCTTCATTTGCAGCTAGTACTTCACATGCTTCTTTTGTAGTGGTCGCATTATAATATTTGATATTTGCTACTGCTCTCATTTCATATCACCTCATGCTTTCCCCAATGCTTTCAGTATCTTGTCGGGCGTTGCAGGTATTTCTCTTAGCTGTACACCGATAGCATCAGAAATGGCCATCAAGACCGTTTGTGCTACTGGAGCTTGCACACCTTCTGCACAACCTTTGACTCCGAATGGACCGTTGATTCTTGGATTCTCTCCGTGTGCTTCACCCCAGATCGGCTCAATAACAGTCCCTACATCCGCCAATTTAGGCGTACAAGTGACCGTTGGCATTGGCCAATACAAGAATGAATCTCCCAAGATAATGCCTTTGTCCATCCATCTCTCTTCTGTTGTTGCAGTTCCCATTCCCATTACCAAACCTGCGCCCTCTATCTGGGCCTCAAGGTTTGTAGCGTTAGCTGGAATAGGATCAGCTCCCATAACTGCCTTTGTTACACATACTTCCCCAGTATCTGCGTTGACAGCTACTTCAAATGCAGCTGCTTGGTGGCTGTGGAATAGAACCATTCTGTAATGAGGTCCAAGACATTGCGATGTCTCTGGATCAATATTTCCTAACAGATAGTCGTCAGGTGCATATATTCCTCCGTCAACTACGAATTGTTGAGGTCCCCATATTTTCGTCGGATCTCCTATACCGCTCCAATCATCTGGGTTGTATGGTTTGCCGGTTTGTTGCTCAATCATCTTCTTTGCAGCATTTGCAGCCTCAATTATAGCATAACCGCCGTGGAAGGTAGCCATACTGGAGTATGAGTTGCTTGTGTGTGGTACAACGTCTGTGTTGACTTCTACTTTGTTGACCCTTTCAATCGGTATGTTCATGGCTTCGGAAACGAACTGTCTCCAAATGGTATTAAGTCCGTGCCCTAGGTCCATGCTGTCACATATTATGTCTACAAGACCGTTGCTCCTAACTCTTAGGAACACTTGGTTTGTAATCATACCTCCTTGTGTATACTTGTTTCCGCCACAGATGCCTCTACCATACTTTATTGGACCTTCGTCAGCTGGCTTCGGACCCCACTCATCCATCATCATTTTGACTGACTTGAGGACTCCTTTGAATCCCATGCTTCGCTTAATCTCGTTCACAATGTCTCTTTCTCCTTCATTAAGTGCGTTCTTTAGTCTTATCTCCACTTGATCCATACCTAATTTGTCGGCCAATTCACTTACAGCTAGTTCCACTGCAAAGCATGTCTCTGGGGAACTGAAACCTCTATATGAGAGCGTGTTCTGGGTGTTCGCATAAGCCGCATATCCATCAAATTTAGCTGCCTGCCATCTATAAGTACCTGCGATTCCGTTTCTTGCTCTTTCATGCAGTCCACCTCCACCCATGAATCTACCATATGGACCACAGATGTATGCTTCAGCCTCAATACCTGTAAAGGTACCATCGTTCTTGGCTCCTATCTTAATCTTCCATGTCCAAGGAGGCCTGGAAGTCCAAGATAGAGACATCTTTTGATTAAATGTGCATATAGAAGGTCTGCCAGTCAATTTAGTTACGAAAGCAGCATAGAAAGCTCCACCACCTAGGTTCTTACCACCGAAACCTGCTGCACATATTTCTGGACCGTGGAATGTTACCTTGTTCTGCGGCAACCCGGCATATACTGCTGACAATGGCCATGGTAATGGATGAATGTTCTGGACATCACCCCAAACATGCATGCGGTTTGACCCTTCCCATGCAGCTGCTCCAGTTACTGGGCAGATGGGACCGTGTGGGTCGTTTGGCATCTTGTATGTAGCTTCATGGATTACATCGGAATCCGCAAAAGCTGCATCAACATCTTTGTATCTTAAAGGTTGATAGAAGAACACGTTAGGTCGTCCTGGTGACGCCTCTGGTGCTGGCTCATGTGGTATGGCTGTTGGATTTTGGCTACCCGCATCTTCAGGTGTTACAGTTGCAGGCAACTCATCATAATCTACTTCGATTAGATCAACTGCATCGTCAGCTGCCTCCTCAGTCTCAGCAGCTACCAGAGCTACCGGCTCTCCAGAGTAGCGTACTTTTCCCAAAGCAAGGAATGGTTGGTCACCTAATAGGGTGGTCCCTTCCATCTCAGGGTCATCTCCTTTGAGTACTAATACTACACCTGGGACTGTCTTGGCTTTGCTTGTATCAACCGTTATGTTTGCATGTGCATATAGGCTGTTCTTGAACTTTATAGCCAGTTGTCCTGGCATATCCATGTTGATTGTATAGTTTGCAGTTCCGGTGACTATCGAAGGTCCATTGACGTCTTCAACACGCTGGGTTATATATTTCATATCAGCTGTTGAACCCATCGCTTTCATTTGGCTTGCGAATTTAGTTAAATCTCCTACATATCGTTTTGCTTTAACTGCCATTTTTTTTCACTCCTATGCAGCTTCCGCTGCCTCCATTGCTGATTCCATAATTCTAACGTATCCTGTACATCTACAGATATTGCCTGATAATGCATCTCTCATTTCGTCCTCGGTTGGATTTGGATTCTTGTCAAGCAATCCTTTAGTCGCCATCATGAATCCAGGTGTACAGAAACCACACTGGAATCCTCTATTCTTGATGAAGGCTTTCTG contains:
- a CDS encoding sulfite exporter TauE/SafE family protein, giving the protein MLLNIIAGISLGLGNGVLCLSSCFPILVPHITAEHHSMRKGFLAAFYFSLGRLITYLILGITVSYFGNILLTSGTSAVVILILGIVLIIYGFAISFGIHLGMGPKLGNYFSSIKSSLLLGILASFRLCVPFILALAYVSTVSSVIGSIIFIFFFWAASSIYIPLLGMLVGLFSNVLKEQISIERIRRINGIALLIIGLIFINQGVNLFLAPES
- a CDS encoding 3-oxoacid CoA-transferase translates to MKKKGRKYSDIEIMAYIAAKQIEDCKSVFVGTGLPMIATILAQRTHAPNILIVFEAGGIGPQIPVLPISVGDSRTFYKGLAASSMHEAMSAAQSGYIDYGFLGAAQIDMYGNINTTVIGNHDKPKVRLPGSGGGNDVGSLCHRTITIMRQDKKRFVKKLDFLTTPGYLTGPGSREKVGLPEDTGPYRVITQLGVYGFDNTSKRMRLLSMHPGITIEEIKENCEFDLIIPDEVESSMEPTQKDIDMLKEIDPTGIVIRR
- a CDS encoding xanthine dehydrogenase family protein molybdopterin-binding subunit, whose product is MAVKAKRYVGDLTKFASQMKAMGSTADMKYITQRVEDVNGPSIVTGTANYTINMDMPGQLAIKFKNSLYAHANITVDTSKAKTVPGVVLVLKGDDPEMEGTTLLGDQPFLALGKVRYSGEPVALVAAETEEAADDAVDLIEVDYDELPATVTPEDAGSQNPTAIPHEPAPEASPGRPNVFFYQPLRYKDVDAAFADSDVIHEATYKMPNDPHGPICPVTGAAAWEGSNRMHVWGDVQNIHPLPWPLSAVYAGLPQNKVTFHGPEICAAGFGGKNLGGGAFYAAFVTKLTGRPSICTFNQKMSLSWTSRPPWTWKIKIGAKNDGTFTGIEAEAYICGPYGRFMGGGGLHERARNGIAGTYRWQAAKFDGYAAYANTQNTLSYRGFSSPETCFAVELAVSELADKLGMDQVEIRLKNALNEGERDIVNEIKRSMGFKGVLKSVKMMMDEWGPKPADEGPIKYGRGICGGNKYTQGGMITNQVFLRVRSNGLVDIICDSMDLGHGLNTIWRQFVSEAMNIPIERVNKVEVNTDVVPHTSNSYSSMATFHGGYAIIEAANAAKKMIEQQTGKPYNPDDWSGIGDPTKIWGPQQFVVDGGIYAPDDYLLGNIDPETSQCLGPHYRMVLFHSHQAAAFEVAVNADTGEVCVTKAVMGADPIPANATNLEAQIEGAGLVMGMGTATTEERWMDKGIILGDSFLYWPMPTVTCTPKLADVGTVIEPIWGEAHGENPRINGPFGVKGCAEGVQAPVAQTVLMAISDAIGVQLREIPATPDKILKALGKA
- a CDS encoding CoA transferase subunit A — protein: MMEIIQEGKGELLGWLDPDVFRKWNMENKSRELKDKRMTVKEVTKKFVKDGDLMALGGFGHVRVPMSLVYQIIREKRRNLAMAGKTAVHDIDLLVAAGCVNRVEAAYSFGHELRGLSPASRRAVESGKCKVVAEISNAGYQWRFLAAMMGIPFIPSRTLMGSDTLKYSSAKVIKDPFTGKPLTLFPACHPDVAIIHTHRCDIYGNAQIDGIIIEDFELSRAAKRVIITTEEIIDNKEIRKKPWLTSIPFYVVDAVIHVPYGSHPCQMPLLYYFDEHHIANWLNLSKTQEGVEEYFDKYVYGVDTFDEYLMLIGGKGTLECLQKVEQLRIPMKAS
- a CDS encoding FAD binding domain-containing protein, with product MRAVANIKYYNATTTKEACEVLAANEGKAKVYAGGTDVLDWLKRRYMPTPEVVVNVKNIPGMKDISEEGGGLKIGACVTLADLRANGTVQSKYKMLADAVRLGPAPSIQNLATVAGDVCQEVRCWYYRMEDFYCYRKGGPVCFAPAGRNIFHAIMEQKVCNAVVAGDLGPALAALNAKLQIEGMGGSREVEMKDFYVVLGNVLKPDEIITSIMIPEAPSKGTFQKSRVRSAIDFAMVSCAAATTSKGTTVALGGVAPVLVVGTPSEVNAAIDGASPLSENKYKVGVAKSMVAKATA
- a CDS encoding 4Fe-4S binding protein, with amino-acid sequence MKPITNMKNSIIASFIVGLFCFYLYFRLNIILGLLFGVGTGAIIFAYLRSGKEQEVRLLVLYIFTLIFWIGLFSFLAWLGWESIIIWVRYHLRVYYFEGLPYVGTTIAPCIRNYPEIILGALLYGFRDGLDLSAAGIMIVQPATLSLFIFVVVPYIVAAIVLGRGWCGRLCFFGGVVEFFSRVKKERWPLSSLRKKSKNPGLGGLRDEIKDLRYGLALGLILISIGLGIPFMCVTCWTFLLSPLWIGALLIIAFLIFGVILPLMTKRRWFCIFCPVGALLSVVEGVSLFRVRTSRKSCEKCNDCIESCKTYAMTPTAIEKTGRPTLECIKCGECISACPKDRIDLYIRGTNIKARSWFMPITVVAGFALYMWFVIIIIQILPSLIS
- a CDS encoding 4Fe-4S dicluster domain-containing protein, with the protein product MKAITSFSNSIIAGIIVGLFCFYLYFRLNLILGFIFGIGAGAIVFAYLRTGKEQETRRLVLFIFTFIFWISMFSFLGWMGSESIIMWTERHLRVYYYEGLPYCGTTLAPCIRNYPEIILGSLFYEFRDGLELSAAGIKITSPATLSLFVLAIVPYIATAIIFGRGWCGRLCFLGGIVEFFGSGKKSRWTLSKLRQKSKNPHLGGLRAEVKDIRYGLALGLVLLSIGLAIPFMCITCWSFIFNLLWIGLLFIVAFLVLGVILPFMTKKRWFCILCPIGALLSIVEGISFFRIKIDKKSCEKCNDCIKACQTYAMTPKAVEKTRKPTLECIKCGECISACPSDSVDLYIHGTNIKARSWFMPLTVAAGFTLYMWFVLMIIQVVPRLLNL